A portion of the Phacochoerus africanus isolate WHEZ1 chromosome 5, ROS_Pafr_v1, whole genome shotgun sequence genome contains these proteins:
- the ACTL6B gene encoding actin-like protein 6B → MSGGVYGGDEVGALVFDIGSFSVRAGYAGEDCPKADFPTTVGLLAAEEGGGLELEGEKEKKGKIFHIDTNALHVPRDGAEVMSPLKNGMIEDWECFRAILDHTYSKHVKSEPNLHPVLMSEAPWNTRAKREKLTELMFEQYNIPAFFLCKTAVLTAFANGRSTGLVLDSGATHTTAIPVHDGYVLQQGIVKSPLAGDFISMQCRELFQEMAIDIIPPYMIAAKEPVREGAPPNWKKKEKLPQVSKSWHNYMCNEVIQDFQASVLQVSDSPYDEQVAAQMPTVHYEMPNGYNTDYGAERLRIPEGLFDPSNVKGLSGNTMLGVGHVVTTSIGMCDIDIRPGLYGSVIVTGGNTLLQGFTDRLNRELSQKTPPSMRLKLIASNSTMERKFSPWIGGSILASLGTFQQMWISKQEYEEGGKQCVERKCP, encoded by the exons ATGAGCGGGGGCGTCTATGGCGGAG ATGAGGTGGGGGCGCTGGTCTTTGACATTGGCTCCTTCTCAGTCCGCGCTGGGTATGCTGGGGAGGACTGCCCCAAG GCTGACTTCCCCACCACTGTGGGGCTGCTGGCCGCAGAGGAGGGGGGTGGGCTGGAGttggagggggagaaagagaagaaagggaagatcTTTCACATTGATACCAACGCCCTCCACGTGCCTCGGGATGGAGCAGAAGTTATGTCCCCCCTCAAGAATGGCATGA TCGAGGACTGGGAGTGCTTCCGTGCGATCCTGGATCACACCTACAGCAAACACGTCAAGTCCGAGCCAAACCTGCACCCAGTGCTCATGTCTGAGGCCCCG TGGAACACACGGGCCAAGCGGGAGAAGCTGACAGAGCTGATGTTCGAGCAGTACAACATTCCTGCCTTCTTCTTATGCAAGACAGCTGTGCTTACCGC CTTTGCAAATGGACGCTCCACAGGTCTGGTGCTGGACAGTGGGGCCACCCACACCACGGCCATTCCAGTGCATGATGGCTACGTCCTGCAGCAAG GCATTGTCAAGTCACCCCTGGCAGGGGACTTCATCTCCATGCAGTGCCGAGAGCTCTTCCAGGAAATGGCCATTGACATCATCCCACCTTACATGATCGCAGCCAAG GAGCCCGTTCGGGAGGGTGCCCCCCCCaactggaagaagaaagagaagttacCCCAGGTTTCCAAGTCCTGGCATAACTACATGTGCAAT GAGGTGATCCAGGACTTCCAGGCCTCCGTGCTGCAGGTCTCAGACTCTCCCTACGATGAGCA GGTGGCTGCGCAGATGCCCACAGTGCACTACGAGATGCCCAACGGCTACAACACCGACTATGGTGCCGAGCGACTGCGCATCCCTGAGGGCCTGTTCGATCCCTCCAATGTCAAG GGCCTGTCGGGGAACACCATGTTAGGTGTGGGCCACGTGGTGACCACCAGCATCGGCATGTGTGACATTGACATTCGCCCG GGCCTGTATGGCAGTGTCATTGTCACTGGAGGGAACACACTGCTCCAGGGCTTCACTGACAGGCTCAATCGAGAACTTTCCCAGAAGACTCCACCG AGCATGAGACTGAAGCTCATCGCCAGCAACAGCACCATGGAGCGCAAGTTCAGCCCCTGGATTGGTGGCTCCATCCTGGCCTCACTG GGCACTTTCCAGCAAATGTGGATCTCCAAGCAGGAATATGAGGAGGGCGGGAAGCAGTGCGTGGAGCGGAAGTGCCCCTGA